A single region of the Papilio machaon chromosome 13, ilPapMach1.1, whole genome shotgun sequence genome encodes:
- the LOC106717707 gene encoding sodium channel protein Nach yields the protein MISALICSVSLVYLTFRKYYRAPLVTTQMPAGVSVSKIIFPAVGICSNNRISKRAITELARKLVKEERNKMYDEEGMLSLLVGLGMLYNIDPMDDEVVKPMQLHRALGVYDVNELMRNLTPRCEDLLLRCAWNDEPKNCSKLFDFRLTMNGYCCTFNYLRRSDGMFKDTTEISRSIDMYKYGNKSSFDFDQGLKILMRLNGSDDFYYNRPLQGAQLQFSDAYDFPDAPSGSFSMQIISPNVQMTVLVTASFTEASRDIQHVPVKLRQCLFYDESQYLSFYTHSDCMLKCRMSFLLANCNCTPFNMPKMLNTRTCDMRDVPCLRIYNAQSITVRPNVYQIPFELEMNIVDGGINCPMCYPTCSKTAYNYDFTNVRIYPDYLNSVPDNDRVDWLRGANFTGTSIVHVKYGREVADCYGQNVIMKWFDLISNIGSTCGFVTGFSFVSAMEFVYFFTVKLWREIKKRRREKNMAALGSSRHDTIKRYPSLYWNELVGPSRWKYDSKMFRQ from the exons ATGATAAGTGCTTTAATCTGCTCTGTTTCGCTGGTGTACTTAACGTTCAGGAAGTACTACCGCGCGCCGCTGGTGACCACACAGATGCCGGCGGGCGTATCCGTCAGCAAAATCATATTCCCTGCAGTCGGCATCTGTTCTAATAATCGAATTAGTAAACGAGCGATCACCGAACTGGCGCGGAAGCT TGTTAAAGAAGAACGCAATAAGATGTACGACGAAGAAGGAATGCTGTCGCTACTAGTGGGTCTTGGTATGTTGTACAACATAGACCCTATGGATGATGAAGTGGTCAAGCCTATGCAACTGCACCGCGCGCTCGGCGTCTACGATGTCAATGAACTTATGAGGAAC TTAACACCCCGATGCGAAGATCTCCTACTACGCTGTGCGTGGAATGATGAGCCTAAGAATTGCTCCAAGCTGTTCGACTTCCGACTGACAATGAACGGATACTGttgtacttttaattatttaaggaGATCTGACGGCATGTTTAAAga CACAACCGAAATAAGTCGTAGCATTGACATGTATAAATACGGCAACAAATCGAGTTTTGATTTCGATCAAGGATTGAAAATTTTGATGCGACTCAATGGAAGTGATGACTTCTACTACAATCGTCCTTTACAAGGTGCACAA TTGCAGTTTTCTGATGCATACGATTTCCCAGATGCACCCAGTGGAAGTTTTTCAATGCAAATCATTAGTCCAAATGTGcag ATGACCGTACTAGTGACTGCAAGCTTCACCGAAGCCTCACGTGACATCCAGCACGTCCCAGTCAAGTTACGTCAATGCCTCTTCTACGATGAATCCCAGTACCTCTCCTTCTACACTCACAGTGACTGTATGCTTAAATGTCGGATGTCCTTTCTACTCGCTAACTGTAATTGCACACCTTTTAATATGCCCAAAATGCTAAACACGAGGACTTGCGATATGAGAGACGTGCCTTGCCTTAGAATTTATAATG CACAATCAATCACAGTCCGCCCGAATGTCTATCAAATACCATTCGAGTTGGAAATGAACATCGTCGATGGAGGTATCAATTGCCCGATGTGTTATCCAACTTGTTCTAAAACTGCATACAATTATGACTTTACGAATGTTAGAATTTATCCAGACTACTTGAACAGTGTTCCGGATAATGACAGAGTTGATTGGCT TCGAGGTGCGAATTTCACCGGAACCTCCATTGTGCACGTGAAATATGGCAGGGAAGTAGCCGACTGCTACGGGcaaaatgttattatgaaaTGGTTTGACTTGATCA GTAACATCGGCTCAACGTGTGGCTTTGTCACCGGCTTCAGCTTTGTCTCAGCGATGGAGTTTGTATACTTCTTTACTGTCAAATTGTGGCGGGAAATAAAGAAGCGTCGGCGGGAAAAGAACATGGCGGCGTTGGGGTCGTCTCGACACGATACCATAAAGAGATATCCTTCCTTGTATTGGAATGAATTGGTTGGACCATCGAGGTGGAAATACGATAGTAAGATGTTCAGACAATGA